A single Buteo buteo chromosome 17, bButBut1.hap1.1, whole genome shotgun sequence DNA region contains:
- the CYP39A1 gene encoding 24-hydroxycholesterol 7-alpha-hydroxylase isoform X3: MMKGKMGPSNLHMFMGTLCKELNEHMAHLGTEGTGDLNDLVRHVMYPAVVNTLFGKGICPTSQSEIKEFEEHFQKYDEDFEYASQMPECFLRNWSKSKKWLLKLFEKVVSDAEMTNPSETTSKTLLQHLLDNLQGKHLAPNYGLLMLWASQANSVPTAFWTLVFILSYPSIYKKIMEDLASVFGKAGKDKIEVSEEDLKKLSFIKWCTLEAIRLRSPGAITKKVVNPIRIQNFTIPAGDMLMLSPYWLHRNPKYFPDPDVFKPDRWKEANLEKNAFLDSFVAFGGGNHQCPGRWFAIMEIQLFVVLFLYKYEFVLLDAVPKESPLHLVGTQQPMAPFRVQYKCRE, translated from the exons ATGATGAAGGGAAAAATGGGTCCTTCTAATCTGCACATGTTCATGGGCACTTTGTGTAAGGAACTAAATGAGCACATGGCACACCTGGGCACAGAGGGCACAGGTGACCTCAATGACCTGGTAAG GCATGTCATGTATCCAGCAGTGGTGAACACTTTGTTTGGGAAAGGCATCTGCCCAACAAGTCAGAGTGAAATCAAGGAGTTTgaagaacattttcagaagtatgATGAGGACTTTGAATACGCTTCTCAGATGCCCGAGTGCTTCCTGAG GAACTGGTCTAAATCCAAAAAATGGCTTCTAAAATTATTTGAGAAAGTAGTGTCGGATGCTGAAATGACCAACCCTTCAGAGACTACATCCAAG ACACTACTGCAACATCTCCTGGATaacttgcaaggaaaacatCTAGCTCCCAATTATGGTCTCCTAATGCTCTGGGCTTCCCAAGCAAATAGTGTCCCT ACTGCATTTTGGACCCTTGTTTTCATACTCTCTTATCCTTCCATTTACAAGAAAATCATGGAAGACCTGGCTTCTGTTTTTGGCAAAGCAG GTAAAGATAAAATAGAAGTCTCTGAAGAGGACCTTAAGAAGCTCTCTTTCATTAAATGGTGCACTTTGGAAGCCATACGGCTAAGGTCTCCAGGTGCAATCACCAAGAAAGTAGTAAACCCAATAAGAATTCAG aattTCACCATTCCTGCAGGTGACATGCTGATGTTGTCGCCGTATTGGTTGCACAggaatccaaaatattttcctgatcCAGATGTGTTCAAACCT GATCGTTGGAAAGAGGCAAATTTAGAGAAGAATGCTTTCTTGGACAGCTTTGTGGCATTCGGAGGAGGGAACCATCAGTGTCCAGGAAG GTGGTTTGCTATCATGGAAATCCAGTTGTTTGTTGTGCTATTCCTATACAAATATGAATTTGTGCTTTTGGATGCAGTACCAAAGGAG aGCCCTTTACATTTGGTGGGGACACAGCAACCCATGGCACCATTCCGGGTCCAGTATAAATGCCGGGAATGA
- the CYP39A1 gene encoding 24-hydroxycholesterol 7-alpha-hydroxylase isoform X4: MYPAVVNTLFGKGICPTSQSEIKEFEEHFQKYDEDFEYASQMPECFLRNWSKSKKWLLKLFEKVVSDAEMTNPSETTSKTLLQHLLDNLQGKHLAPNYGLLMLWASQANSVPTAFWTLVFILSYPSIYKKIMEDLASVFGKAGKDKIEVSEEDLKKLSFIKWCTLEAIRLRSPGAITKKVVNPIRIQNFTIPAGDMLMLSPYWLHRNPKYFPDPDVFKPDRWKEANLEKNAFLDSFVAFGGGNHQCPGRWFAIMEIQLFVVLFLYKYEFVLLDAVPKESPLHLVGTQQPMAPFRVQYKCRE, encoded by the exons ATGTATCCAGCAGTGGTGAACACTTTGTTTGGGAAAGGCATCTGCCCAACAAGTCAGAGTGAAATCAAGGAGTTTgaagaacattttcagaagtatgATGAGGACTTTGAATACGCTTCTCAGATGCCCGAGTGCTTCCTGAG GAACTGGTCTAAATCCAAAAAATGGCTTCTAAAATTATTTGAGAAAGTAGTGTCGGATGCTGAAATGACCAACCCTTCAGAGACTACATCCAAG ACACTACTGCAACATCTCCTGGATaacttgcaaggaaaacatCTAGCTCCCAATTATGGTCTCCTAATGCTCTGGGCTTCCCAAGCAAATAGTGTCCCT ACTGCATTTTGGACCCTTGTTTTCATACTCTCTTATCCTTCCATTTACAAGAAAATCATGGAAGACCTGGCTTCTGTTTTTGGCAAAGCAG GTAAAGATAAAATAGAAGTCTCTGAAGAGGACCTTAAGAAGCTCTCTTTCATTAAATGGTGCACTTTGGAAGCCATACGGCTAAGGTCTCCAGGTGCAATCACCAAGAAAGTAGTAAACCCAATAAGAATTCAG aattTCACCATTCCTGCAGGTGACATGCTGATGTTGTCGCCGTATTGGTTGCACAggaatccaaaatattttcctgatcCAGATGTGTTCAAACCT GATCGTTGGAAAGAGGCAAATTTAGAGAAGAATGCTTTCTTGGACAGCTTTGTGGCATTCGGAGGAGGGAACCATCAGTGTCCAGGAAG GTGGTTTGCTATCATGGAAATCCAGTTGTTTGTTGTGCTATTCCTATACAAATATGAATTTGTGCTTTTGGATGCAGTACCAAAGGAG aGCCCTTTACATTTGGTGGGGACACAGCAACCCATGGCACCATTCCGGGTCCAGTATAAATGCCGGGAATGA